A genomic window from Acidobacteriota bacterium includes:
- a CDS encoding transposase: MALGNVHFPKSHKQMIGATVRTIFVQPDAESTRHQLRQVIAMLETRYPKAAELLSDAEHDVTAYAKFPQAHWPKIASTNPLERVNKEIKCRSRVVGIFPNDASVIRLVGAVLAETHDEWQTADKRYLSEGSMNQIGQPPREVTTLYTPELPAA; the protein is encoded by the coding sequence GTGGCTCTTGGGAATGTCCACTTCCCCAAGAGCCATAAACAGATGATCGGAGCGACCGTGCGGACCATCTTCGTGCAACCCGACGCCGAATCCACCCGTCACCAGCTCCGGCAGGTCATCGCGATGCTCGAAACACGGTACCCGAAAGCGGCTGAACTGCTTTCCGACGCTGAACACGACGTCACCGCCTACGCGAAGTTCCCACAGGCGCACTGGCCCAAGATCGCGTCAACGAACCCGCTCGAGCGGGTCAACAAAGAGATTAAATGCCGCTCGAGAGTCGTCGGGATCTTCCCCAACGACGCCTCCGTGATCCGACTCGTCGGAGCCGTCCTGGCCGAAACCCACGACGAATGGCAGACCGCTGACAAACGCTACCTATCGGAAGGATCCATGAACCAGATCGGACAACCACCCAGAGAGGTCACCACGCTGTACACACCCGAACTCCCCGCCGCCTAA
- a CDS encoding PadR family transcriptional regulator yields the protein MTKKNSATTYGLLGLLAVRSWTGYELTHQVRRSLRYVWPSSEGHLYREQKRLVSRGWATVENEPAGKRTRKRYTITRQGREALRDWLSTKPQAPRFEIEGILRLFYGDQGTVADLAASMDNAGRTAREMLDEMVDIVDEYLAEGGPLSMLEKDIGGPGQERLEFNGRRQYPERLHVIAMTIDITTRLLMELDTFFTATTQETSTWAYPTDPQLTPATRRRLETIQSRRSTLSNR from the coding sequence ATGACGAAGAAGAACTCCGCAACTACATATGGTCTCCTTGGGTTGCTGGCTGTCCGTTCCTGGACCGGGTATGAACTGACCCATCAGGTGCGGAGGAGCCTCCGATACGTCTGGCCGTCGTCTGAGGGGCACCTGTATCGAGAGCAGAAGCGTCTGGTTAGTCGGGGATGGGCGACCGTCGAGAACGAACCAGCCGGCAAGAGAACCCGAAAGCGCTACACCATCACTCGTCAAGGTCGAGAAGCCCTGCGAGATTGGCTGAGCACAAAACCGCAGGCGCCCCGCTTTGAGATCGAGGGCATCCTCCGCCTGTTCTACGGAGATCAGGGTACCGTTGCTGACCTGGCGGCGTCCATGGATAACGCCGGCAGGACCGCCCGGGAAATGTTGGACGAGATGGTCGATATCGTCGACGAATACCTGGCAGAAGGTGGACCCCTCTCAATGCTCGAAAAAGACATCGGGGGGCCAGGTCAAGAGCGCCTCGAGTTCAACGGACGGCGGCAGTACCCCGAGCGGCTCCACGTGATTGCCATGACCATCGACATCACCACCCGCCTACTCATGGAACTCGATACGTTCTTCACCGCGACAACACAAGAAACCAGCACCTGGGCCTACCCAACAGATCCCCAGCTCACTCCCGCCACGCGGCGCCGCCTCGAAACTATCCAGAGCCGCAGATCCACACTCTCCAATCGCTAA
- a CDS encoding NTP transferase domain-containing protein yields the protein MRPRRMVVLAAGFGSRLRRRGTEKVLVRLGGLSLLERSIVAAHEAGFDEVVVVTGHQGDRVARHALEVSRRRGVAVVVAHNERYRDGNGLSVLAAREAVGEAPFALVMADHVFAPAFLRRLRETAVAPGEVVAAIDRSLGRAVGVDAADAMKVRLIGDQVEAIAKTLTDYDAFDVGAFVCSPALFDAVKEASANGDSTLAGAIQVVADAGAARALELVDDEWWFDVDTSTDYRRGNRFLLRGTGKALDGAVAARLNRAVSQRLVTPALLRAIPTITPNQITLVAFAAAAAAAAAFVAHAPLLAAVLVTLASVLDGSDGEVARLTHRSSRFGGFFDAVLDRVADGLLFTGAAVYLATSNDLANVFGSAQVSIVVVVSGVTIVGHLLVSYTTAKAATDLDHHYHGALVAGGRGRDLRLLIVTLGALGAAIHAGALFVAMAVIGVLSMWIISVRLRASWWAEGPGSNYLGVRAVAFDFDGTVANTMGVLTDLATSLLTAEFGLARSEATRRYLATAGDDFRTQLDVITAGHLHAHEVAAWFESEKEALIDGCRPFADAGPAFARLRRAGVPILVCSSTRSELVQRFCRRHELSELATAIDGWRPDHPKAEQLAEWAALIGVAPSDVLFVGDAMRDAAIAEAAGLRFIGLARPGHPDSFAGSGIAVVTSLAAVAHQVVRARRLPVSVGNGYGYVTRSTPEESPLAPGPVEVADVVRPQEVRKAVDDAHRRDRAVGDRDVAVDFRPRTERPGDGGPHHRVVGEHHGSAGND from the coding sequence CAGGGGGACCGAGAAAGTATTAGTGCGGCTCGGAGGGTTGAGCCTGCTCGAGCGTTCAATCGTTGCCGCACACGAGGCTGGCTTCGACGAGGTTGTCGTGGTCACCGGCCACCAGGGTGATCGCGTCGCGCGGCACGCACTTGAGGTGAGTCGCCGACGCGGAGTGGCCGTAGTGGTGGCGCACAACGAGAGGTATCGAGATGGCAACGGGCTCTCGGTGCTCGCAGCAAGGGAGGCCGTCGGGGAAGCACCGTTTGCGCTGGTGATGGCTGATCACGTCTTCGCACCGGCATTCCTGCGACGTCTCCGGGAGACCGCGGTCGCGCCGGGCGAGGTGGTCGCGGCTATCGACAGGTCGCTGGGCCGCGCCGTTGGCGTTGATGCCGCCGACGCCATGAAAGTTCGACTCATCGGTGATCAGGTCGAGGCTATCGCCAAGACGTTGACCGACTACGACGCGTTCGATGTCGGGGCGTTTGTCTGTAGTCCGGCGTTGTTCGACGCGGTGAAGGAAGCGTCCGCAAACGGCGATAGCACACTCGCCGGCGCCATACAGGTGGTGGCCGACGCCGGTGCTGCCCGGGCCTTGGAGTTGGTCGATGACGAATGGTGGTTCGATGTCGACACCTCAACCGACTATCGCAGGGGCAACCGGTTCCTCCTCCGGGGCACCGGTAAAGCCCTTGATGGTGCGGTGGCGGCGAGGCTCAACCGCGCTGTATCGCAGCGGCTTGTGACCCCGGCGCTGCTCCGTGCGATCCCCACGATCACGCCGAACCAGATCACGCTTGTCGCGTTCGCCGCGGCCGCGGCTGCGGCTGCGGCGTTCGTCGCCCACGCTCCGTTGCTCGCTGCCGTCCTGGTCACACTGGCGAGCGTGCTCGATGGCAGTGACGGCGAAGTCGCCCGGCTAACCCACCGTTCGTCGCGTTTCGGCGGCTTCTTCGATGCGGTGCTCGATCGTGTCGCCGACGGGCTCCTGTTCACGGGCGCGGCCGTCTACCTCGCGACCAGCAACGACCTCGCTAATGTATTCGGGTCGGCTCAAGTATCGATCGTGGTCGTCGTCAGTGGCGTGACCATCGTCGGACACCTGCTGGTCAGCTACACCACAGCCAAGGCGGCCACCGACCTCGACCATCACTACCACGGTGCCCTCGTCGCGGGCGGCCGGGGTCGCGACCTGCGGTTGCTGATCGTGACCCTCGGCGCCCTCGGTGCGGCGATCCACGCCGGTGCTCTATTCGTCGCCATGGCGGTGATTGGGGTACTATCTATGTGGATAATCAGCGTGCGGCTGCGGGCGTCGTGGTGGGCGGAAGGCCCCGGCTCGAACTACCTGGGGGTCCGTGCTGTAGCGTTCGACTTCGACGGCACCGTGGCTAACACCATGGGCGTTCTCACTGATCTCGCTACCTCGTTGCTAACCGCCGAGTTCGGTTTGGCGCGGAGCGAGGCGACTCGCCGTTACCTCGCGACCGCCGGCGACGACTTTCGTACCCAGCTCGACGTCATCACTGCGGGCCATCTTCACGCCCACGAGGTCGCCGCCTGGTTCGAATCTGAGAAGGAGGCCCTTATTGATGGCTGTCGACCGTTCGCCGACGCCGGGCCGGCCTTTGCCCGGCTCCGTCGCGCCGGCGTGCCCATCCTGGTGTGCAGCAGCACTCGGAGTGAGCTCGTCCAGCGATTCTGCCGACGCCATGAGCTGTCCGAACTCGCGACGGCCATCGACGGGTGGCGGCCTGACCACCCCAAGGCAGAGCAGCTCGCGGAGTGGGCGGCCTTGATCGGTGTCGCGCCGAGCGACGTGCTCTTCGTCGGCGATGCGATGCGTGACGCGGCGATCGCCGAGGCTGCGGGCCTTCGGTTCATCGGGCTCGCCCGGCCCGGTCACCCCGATAGTTTCGCCGGAAGCGGTATTGCGGTGGTCACCTCTCTGGCGGCGGTTGCCCACCAGGTTGTGCGCGCTCGCCGCTTGCCGGTGAGCGTCGGGAACGGGTACGGGTACGTAACGAGGTCCACGCCCGAGGAGTCACCCCTGGCCCCGGGCCCCGTCGAGGTGGCCGATGTCGTTCGTCCGCAGGAGGTGAGGAAGGCCGTCGACGATGCGCACCGTCGTGATCGAGCAGTTGGCGACCGCGACGTGGCGGTAGATTTCCGGCCCCGTACCGAGCGCCCAGGCGACGGCGGCCCGCACCACCGCGTCGTGGGTGAACACCACGGCAGCGCCGGTAACGACTGA